The Flammeovirga agarivorans genome has a window encoding:
- a CDS encoding SusC/RagA family TonB-linked outer membrane protein, whose translation MKKYIIGIIAIMLLPLFSIAQETTIGGKVLDDSGEPLPGVNIVIKGTTVGTMTNIQGEYKLSNILPTDTLEVSFIGFETQILAIKNRSKINVTMKPEMSVLEDVIVIGYGTSKVKDITGSVATVDTEDLVNAPTANYDEALMGRVAGVNVSASEGTPGSPMNIVIRGGNSITGDNSPLYVVDGVPLENFDPATINTEDIKEFNILKDASATAIYGSRGANGVIVIATKSGATKDGKTTVTLNASYGVQNVTKYLEVMSPYEYVKYQEAQAWASGKWDLEGNYDKINNFYDKWLDPELYRNYEENGLEAHDWQDEIFRQAPIQKYNLSISGGNKKTNIYYSGNYTDQEGTLITSRFTKLINNLRVKHTISDKSTLNAGLMHSYAVRQGPNLRENSYSSIIRDAVRFRPIDPVTPDDLEPGGYDPTDPNQSVMYPPVPNLMNTKDKDYQNVFRGNLRFTHKFHKNLTLNLYANYQAQLSKNTLFYGEETRAGQNSPLGIQGSIEETVRQTVASSNTLTYKKKAGQHTFSVMGGIEGSYNDYSTQLLQNGNLPVDDFSIYNLGIGTTATLAQTSWTGNTLLSYFGRATYNFKDKYLITANFRADGSSKFADGNKWGYFPSVSGAWRIGDEPWLKDLGVFSTMKLRGGWGITGNNRIADFAAFNQIAISKWSGYNWGSTEAYRPGAVQSNLAVPDLRWETTQQVNFGVDLSFFNQRLETTVDVYRKNTYDLLLNANMATSTGFTRVFQNVGEVQNEGLEISLNTVNIHKKSFKWTTNFNISFNKNEVLKLNQGDDAIYTRARFSEDNYTTRVGQPVGMMYGLEFDRIYQQSDFNWNNETQTFELKDGVADNGAQDIAPGGVKFVDRNGDGTINEEDRTIIGNPHPEHFGGLTNTFQYKGISFSFLFQWSYGFDVMNGNAVEMHKPWGSQSFNGFATIADHWTPFHTDTNINASTYAGSLGSARVGNQIDNRFIEDGSYIRLKTVSLGYNIPSKVLKRAKIKGLYFGVSAQNLFTWTNYSGYDPEVSVAGNGVSPNLDYSAYPQSRTILGSIKLTL comes from the coding sequence ATGAAAAAATATATAATAGGAATAATAGCAATAATGCTTTTACCGTTATTCTCCATTGCACAGGAGACAACCATTGGGGGTAAAGTATTAGACGATTCAGGAGAGCCACTTCCTGGTGTAAATATCGTGATCAAAGGTACTACAGTAGGTACCATGACGAACATCCAAGGTGAATATAAGCTATCCAATATTCTCCCGACAGATACTTTAGAAGTGTCATTTATTGGATTTGAAACACAGATCCTTGCCATTAAAAATAGATCTAAGATCAATGTTACGATGAAACCTGAGATGAGCGTCTTAGAAGATGTAATCGTAATAGGTTATGGTACAAGTAAGGTAAAGGACATTACAGGTTCAGTAGCAACAGTAGATACTGAAGATCTAGTGAATGCTCCTACAGCCAACTATGATGAGGCGTTAATGGGTAGAGTTGCAGGTGTAAATGTTTCTGCCTCTGAAGGTACGCCAGGTTCACCTATGAATATTGTCATTCGTGGTGGTAACTCAATTACTGGTGATAACTCACCATTATACGTAGTAGATGGAGTTCCTTTAGAGAACTTTGACCCAGCAACAATTAATACAGAAGATATTAAAGAATTCAACATCCTTAAAGATGCTTCTGCAACTGCAATTTATGGTTCTCGTGGTGCAAATGGTGTAATTGTAATCGCTACGAAAAGTGGTGCTACAAAAGATGGGAAAACTACAGTAACGTTAAATGCTTCATATGGTGTTCAAAATGTTACAAAGTATTTAGAAGTAATGAGCCCATACGAGTATGTTAAATACCAGGAAGCACAAGCTTGGGCATCTGGTAAGTGGGATTTAGAAGGTAACTATGACAAAATCAATAATTTTTATGATAAGTGGTTAGATCCAGAGTTATATAGAAACTATGAGGAAAACGGTTTAGAAGCACATGATTGGCAAGATGAAATTTTCAGACAAGCTCCTATTCAAAAATACAACTTATCGATCAGTGGTGGTAATAAGAAAACTAACATTTACTACTCTGGTAACTACACTGATCAAGAAGGTACTTTAATTACTTCTAGGTTTACAAAGTTAATCAACAACTTAAGAGTAAAACACACTATCTCTGATAAGTCAACGTTAAATGCTGGTTTAATGCATTCATATGCTGTTAGACAAGGTCCAAACTTAAGAGAGAACAGTTACTCAAGTATTATTAGAGATGCAGTTCGTTTTAGACCAATCGATCCAGTTACTCCAGATGATTTAGAGCCAGGTGGATATGATCCAACAGATCCTAACCAATCAGTAATGTACCCTCCGGTACCAAACTTAATGAATACAAAGGATAAGGATTACCAAAACGTATTTAGAGGTAACTTAAGATTTACACACAAGTTCCATAAGAACTTAACATTAAACTTATATGCAAACTACCAAGCTCAATTATCTAAGAATACATTATTCTATGGTGAAGAAACAAGAGCTGGTCAGAACTCACCTCTAGGAATTCAAGGTAGCATTGAAGAAACAGTAAGACAAACAGTCGCTTCTTCTAACACTTTAACTTATAAGAAGAAAGCAGGTCAACATACTTTCTCAGTAATGGGTGGTATTGAAGGTTCTTACAACGACTACTCTACACAGTTATTACAGAATGGTAACTTACCAGTAGATGACTTTAGTATTTATAACTTAGGTATTGGTACTACAGCAACATTAGCACAGACTTCTTGGACAGGTAATACACTATTATCTTACTTCGGTAGAGCTACATACAACTTCAAAGACAAATACCTAATTACTGCCAACTTCAGAGCAGATGGTTCATCTAAATTTGCTGACGGTAACAAATGGGGTTACTTCCCATCAGTTTCTGGTGCTTGGAGAATTGGAGATGAGCCTTGGTTAAAAGATCTAGGAGTATTCTCTACAATGAAATTAAGAGGTGGTTGGGGTATCACTGGTAATAACAGAATTGCAGACTTTGCAGCATTCAACCAAATTGCTATTAGTAAATGGTCAGGTTATAACTGGGGTTCTACAGAAGCTTACCGTCCAGGTGCTGTACAATCTAACTTAGCAGTGCCAGATTTAAGATGGGAAACTACTCAACAAGTAAACTTTGGTGTTGATTTATCATTCTTCAACCAAAGATTAGAAACGACAGTTGATGTTTATAGAAAGAATACTTACGACCTACTATTAAATGCTAACATGGCAACAAGTACAGGTTTTACAAGAGTATTCCAAAACGTTGGTGAGGTACAAAACGAAGGTTTAGAGATCTCATTAAATACAGTAAACATTCACAAGAAGTCATTTAAATGGACAACAAACTTCAACATCTCATTCAACAAAAATGAAGTATTGAAGTTGAACCAAGGCGATGACGCTATCTATACAAGAGCAAGATTCAGCGAAGACAACTACACAACTAGAGTAGGTCAGCCAGTAGGTATGATGTATGGTCTTGAGTTCGATAGAATTTACCAACAAAGTGACTTTAACTGGAATAATGAAACACAAACTTTCGAACTGAAAGACGGTGTTGCTGATAATGGTGCTCAAGATATCGCTCCAGGTGGGGTGAAGTTTGTAGACCGTAATGGTGATGGTACAATCAATGAAGAGGATAGAACAATTATTGGTAACCCTCATCCAGAACACTTCGGTGGTTTAACAAACACATTCCAATATAAAGGCATCTCATTCTCATTCTTATTCCAATGGTCTTATGGATTTGATGTAATGAACGGTAACGCAGTGGAAATGCACAAACCTTGGGGTTCTCAATCATTCAATGGTTTTGCTACAATTGCTGATCACTGGACACCATTCCATACAGATACTAATATCAACGCTTCTACATATGCTGGTTCATTAGGTAGTGCTAGAGTGGGTAACCAAATTGATAACAGATTTATTGAAGATGGTTCTTATATCAGACTAAAAACTGTTTCATTAGGATACAATATCCCATCAAAAGTGTTGAAGAGAGCTAAAATCAAAGGTTTATACTTTGGTGTATCTGCACAAAACCTTTTCACTTGGACCAACTACTCAGGATATGATCCAGAAGTTAGTGTAGCAGGTAATGGTGTATCACCAAACTTAGATTACTCAGCTTACCCTCAAAGCAGAACAATTTTAGGAAGCATTAAACTAACACTTTAA